One window from the genome of Oncorhynchus kisutch isolate 150728-3 linkage group LG21, Okis_V2, whole genome shotgun sequence encodes:
- the LOC109866134 gene encoding leucine-rich repeat transmembrane protein FLRT2, with protein sequence MEFQAGLWNKDWGSFLRFWLTVILSLNVHFSCPATSCPEECRCDKTFVYCNERSLTSVPLGVTEGYKILYLHNNQINNAGFPWELHNVASVETVYLYGNQLDEFPINLPKNIRVLHLQENNIQTISRAALAQLPRLEELHLDDNSISTVGVEEGAFRDAVSLKLLFLTKNHLSSVPIGLPEDLTELRLDENRIAVIAEEAFQNVTRLQRLLLDGNLLTDEGVAPGTFQELSNLRELALARNSLTFPPPLLPTQSLVKLSLQDNQMDQIPVTAFSGLQRLERLDISNNQLQTLTQGVFDGLISLRQLTVRNNPWRCDCTVKWVVVWLKSLPGSINVRGSMCQSPARVRGMAIRELTLDSIQCPAGTDLQPDLWPTLRSTPPHPQLPTTTTTTLITSSMTSSIPTFTTSSYPTSPSPPPAMPPHPAGPLPPYEDPLRISFHVVNASCIEVSWASYFTVTAYKVTWVKMGQSLMSDVSRERTVSGERRKLSLTNLEPRSVYRVCVYVLDTLNSYRPGEDTICSDARTKSTSSSSNNNNKATGSEEAQQDTNSTLLLAGVIGGAVLVVLVMLLSLFCWHMHKKSRSESSKWKYNRGRRKDDYCEAGTKKDNSILEMTETSFQIVSLNNEQLLKGDYRIQPIYTPNGGIGFRDCHLSNNSLAYCKSSNVPSTEFCHT encoded by the coding sequence ATGGAGTTTCAGGCTGGGCTGTGGAATAAAGATTGGGGTTCATTTCTGCGTTTCTGGTTGACAGTCATCCTGAGCCTCAATGTGCACTTCAGCTGCCCTGCCACCTCGTGCCCAGAAGAGTGCCGCTGCGACAAAACCTTTGTTTACTGCAACGAGCGGAGCCTGACGTCTGTGCCTCTGGGGGTGACAGAGGGCTACAAGATTCTCTACCTCCACAACAACCAGATCAACAATGCAGGGTTCCCATGGGAACTACACAACGTGGCGTCCGTGGAGACAGTGTATCTCTACGGCAACCAGTTGGACGAGTTCCCCATCAACCTGCCTAAGAACATCCGGGTGCTCCACCTGCAAGAGAACAACATCCAGACCATCTCCAGGGCTGCCTTAGCCCAACTGCCCCGCTTAGAGGAGCTCCACCTGGACGATAACTCCATCTCTACggttggggtggaggagggggcgTTCCGGGATGCTGTCAGCCTCAAGCTGCTCTTCCTCACCAAGAACCACCTGAGCAGTGTCCCCATTGGTCTCCCAGAGGACCTCACAGAGCTGCGATTAGACGAGAACCGTATCGCGGTCATTGCTGAGGAGGCGTTCCAGAACGTGACGCGGCTACAGCGCCTCCTGTTGGATGGCAACTTGTTGACAGACGAGGGCGTGGCCCCGGGGACGTTCCAGGAGCTGTCCAACCTCCGGGAGCTGGCGCTGGCCCGTAACTCTCTGACgttccccccacccctcctcccgacGCAGTCCCTGGTCAAGCTCAGCCTGCAGGATAATCAGATGGATCAAATCCCAGTGACAGCCTTCTCCGGCCTCCAGAGGCTCGAGAGACTGGATATCTCCAATAACCAGCTGCAGACGCTGACACAGGGGGTCTTTGACGGCCTCATCAGCCTCAGACAGCTCACTGTTCGGAACAACCCGTGGCGCTGCGATTGCACCGTCAAATGGGTGGTGGTGTGGCTCAAGTCGCTGCCAGGCTCTATCAACGTGCGCGGTTCAATGTGCCAGAGCCCAGCGAGGGTGCGCGGCATGGCAATCAGAGAACTCACCCTGGATTCTATCCAGTGCCCAGCTGGGACGGACCTCCAGCCCGACCTCTGGCCTACCCTGCGCTCCACGCCCCCGCACCCTcaactccccaccaccaccaccaccaccctcattACCTCCTCCATGACCAGCTCTATTCCCACCTTCACAACCTCCTCCTACCCCACatcaccctcccctccccctgccatGCCTCCCCACCCCGCTGGCCCACTGCCCCCCTATGAGGACCCCCTACGGATATCCTTCCACGTGGTCAATGCCTCCTGCATCGAGGTAAGCTGGGCTTCCTACTTCACCGTCACAGCCTACAAGGTGACCTGGGTCAAGATGGGCCAGAGCCTGATGAGCGATGTCAGCCGCGAAAGGACGGTGAGTGGGGAAAGGCGGAAGCTTAGCTTGACCAACCTGGAGCCCAGGTCGGTGTACAGGGTCTGTGTTTATGTGCTGGACACCCTCAACTCCTACCGCCCAGGGGAGGATACAATATGCTCAGACGCCAGAACCAAGTCGACCTCATCCagctccaacaacaacaacaaggccaCAGGGTCAGAGGAAGCTCAACAGGACACCAACTCTACTCTCCTTTTGGCCGGGGTGATAGGGGGGGCAGTCCTTGTCGTCCTGGTAATGCTGCTGAGCCTGTTTTGTTGGCACATGCACAAGAAGAGCCGCTCTGAATCGTCCAAGTGGAAATACAACCGTGGCAGGAGAAAAGACGACTACTGCGAGGCGGGGACCAAAAAGGATAACTCTATACTGGAAATGACTGAGACCAGCTTTCAGATAGTTTCCCTGAACAATGAGCAACTTTTGAAAGGTGATTACAGGATTCAGCCCATCTATACACCCAATGGAGGCATCGGCTTCAGAGACTGCCACCTCAGTAACAATAGCTTAGCCTACTGCAAGAGCAGCAACGTTCCCAGCACCGAGTTCTGCCACACGTGA